Sequence from the Microbacterium sp. 1.5R genome:
AACGGCACGACGGCGGCGAGCACCAGCAGCAGGATGACGATCGGGCGGAGGATGCGGAAGAGGGCGTTCTCGAAGCCGTCGCGGTCGAATCCGCGTCTGGCGGGCCGGGCCTCGGTGACGGCGTCGGTCGTCGCACTCATGCCTGCTCCTCCTGTCGGCCGAAGATCTTCAGATAGACGCCGACGAGCACGGCGAGAATGGCCGCGAGCACCAGGGCCTGAGCGGCGGCGGCGCCGATGTCACCGCGAGCGGTGAGCAGGTCGAACACCCGCACCGAGACGACCTCGGTGCCGGCTCCGCCACCCGTCAGCAGGTAGATGTCGTCGAAGTTGTTGAACGTCCAGATGAAGCGCAGCACGCAGAGCACTGCGATCGTCGGCAGCAGCTGCGGAAGAAGAATGTGCCGGAAGCGCTGCGTGGGGGTCGCGCCGTCGACCCTGGCCGCCTCGTCGAGCACGGCCGGGACCGCCTCGAGTCGGGCCGTGAGGAAGAGGAAGGCGAACGGGAAGGATCGCCAGGCTTCGAACAGGATGACGGTGATCAGCGCCATCGGCAGCTCGACCTCCCACCCGAAGATGCTCACGGGCAGGGCGCGGTCCGAGAGGAACGCGATCGGCTCCTCCCATCCGAGCACGGTGGTGCCGAACCAGTTCACGATGCCGAACTGCGGGTTGAGCATCGTCGACCACACGAACGTCGCGGCCACGACCGGGGCGACGTACGGCAACAGCAGCGAGGCGCGCACGAGGCCGCGCCCGCGGAACGGCTTGCGCAGGGCGAGGGCGGCGGCGAGGCCGATGCCGATCGCGAGCGCCGTGCCGCACACGGCGTAGACGACCGTGGTCCACAGCGCGCTGAAGAAGCCGGGCGACGTCAGCACGTCGATGAAGTTGTCGAGGGTGTAGTCGCCGATGATCCCGGTGCCGCGGATGTTGATCAGGCGGACGTCCTGGAACGCGAGGGAGATCGCCCAGATGATCGGCAGGACGACGGCGACCAGGATGATGATGAAGGTCGGCGAGATGAGCAGCAGCCCCGCCCGGTTCTCCTCCCGACTGTGCCTCGACCCGCGCCGCGGCTTCATCGCGCCGGTCGGTCTCGGCGGCGTGGTGCCGGGCTCGGGGCGCTGTGCCCCGAGCCCGGACCCCTCGACGACTCTGCTCACTTCAGCGACTCTGCGATCGAGCGCACGGTCTCGGCGGCGGTCGACGCGGCGTCAGCCGGGTCACCGCCCTGGGCGACATCACTCACCGCCGTCGCGACCGGAAGCTCGCCCTGCAGCGCGCCGAGCAGCGAGCCCTGGCCCTGGGTGATGCCCCAGCGGGCGAGATCCTCCGGCCCTGCGGCCACAGCATCGAGGACCTCGGGTGCGTAGAAGTCGGACAGAGGAGCCTTGGTGTCGACTCCGGCGGGAAGCGTCGCCCACATGTCGGAGAACATCGTCGGATCCTCGGGGGTGCCGGTGCGGACGGGAACCTTGCCCTCGGGCGCGATCGCGATCCAGGGCTCGTAGCCATCGCTCATCATGTACTCGACGAACGACTGCGACGCGTCGGTGTTCGCTCCCTCGGTGATGGTCCACGAGGTGATCTCGCCGAACTGCGCCGCGGCATCGGAGTCGGGTCCGGCGATCGACGTGACCACGCCGGTGTTCGCCGCGAGGAAGGCCGGGTCGGCGAGGCACTCGGGGCACGAGGGCTTCGCATCCTCACGCAGGCCTGCCAGCTCGTCGAGCACGAAGCTCGACCAGATGAACATGGCCGCGTCGCCCGCGAAGTACGTGGCGCGGGTCGTGTCGACGTCCTGCGCACCCGGCACCGAGTAGTCGCCGGTCAGCTCGCCATAGAACTCGAACGCGCTGACACAGGCATCCGAGTCGAGCTCGACGTCACCGTCTTCGTTGACGAGCTCGCATCCGTTACCTAGCGCGATCTGCTCGAAGGTCTGCTCGGTGAAGGCGTCGCCCGGGGCGGTGGCGCCGACGAAACCGGCGACCTCGGGCGAGTCGAGGGTCTTCGCGGCCTCGAGGATCGATTCGTACGAGTCGGGGACGTCCAGGCCCGCGGCCTCGAAGAGGTCGGTGCGGTAGAAGAGCATCTGGGTCCACGACTCACTCGGGATCGCCAGGCTGGTGTCGCCGTCGGAGGTCAGGGCGAGCGCGTTCTCGGAGAACGTCGACGCGTCGAGCGCGTCGATCGTCGCCGCGACGGCATCCGTGTCGACGAACTCGTTGGCCGAGAGCGTGCGCACCTGAGGCAGCGAGATCCCGCCGATCACGTCGGGCAGGTCGCCGGCCGCGGCAGACGAGGTGATGAGCTGGGCGAACTGGTCTTCCGCGACCGAGACGACCTCGACCTCGATGCCGGTCTCGTCGGTGAACGCGTCGACGATCTCCTGTGTGGCGGCCACCCGATCGGGAAGGTCCTCCTGCAGCCAGAAGGTGATGCCGGTATCGCCGCCGTCGTCGTCGCCGGAGCTCGTGCATCCGGTGAGGGCGAGCGCCGTCACGCACACCGCGGCCATTGCTGCTGCTGTCGCACGGGTATTCACTATGCGCCTCCTTGCGCTGGAAATGCAGGACTGAGCCGTCGGGTCGACTCCCATTAAGACTAAAAGCTAGACATAAGTCGCCTAGCTGTCAAGCATTAAGCTGATCTCGTCGTCAGGAGGTTCGATGTCCGGTCCCGGGGAAGTCCTCGATCTCATCAGAGAGCGCCGCGCCTTCACGCGCGGCGATGTGCTCGACGTCACCGGGATGTCGCGGATGACCGTCGCCACGCGCATCGACGCGCTTCTCGAGGCGGGACTCATCATCGAGTCGGGAACCGAGAAGGTCACCTCGGGTCGACCGTCACGGCGCCTCGAGTTCAACACCGCTCACGCGCACGTCATCGCCGCCAACGTCGACACCACGCACACCACCGTCGCCCTGACCGATCTCGCCGGACGCGTGACCGCCGAGGAGCGCATCGAGGTCGCCGTCGCCGACGGACCCGACGCGACCCTCAACGCGATCGCCGAGCACGCCGAGCGCCTGCTGTCGCAGGCCGGCATCCGCCGCGAGGATGTGGCTGCGATCGCGCTCAGCATCCCCGGTCCTGTCGACCCCGACACCGAGCGCCCCTCGCAGCCGCCGATCATGCCCGGCTGGGACGCCTACCCGATCCCCGATCACCTGCACGACGCCCTCGGCGTCCCCGTGCTGGTCTCGAACGACGCCGACGCCGCCGCACTGGGTGAGCAGCGCGCAGCGCATCCCGATTCACGCTCCCTGTGCTTCATCAAGGTCTCGTCGGGCATCGGCACCGGCATCGTGCTGGGTGGCCGGGCATACCGCGGCACCGACGGAGGGGCGGGTGACATCGGCCATGTGAAGATCGCCGGGCACGACGACCTGCTGTGCCAGTGCGGAGCGCACGGATGTCTGGCGGCCGCGGCATCAGGCCGAGCAGTGGCCAGGGCGCTCACCCAGCTCGGCAAGCCCGCCTCGTCAGCCTCGGATGTCGGCACCTACCTCGCTGACGGCGACCCCGATGCCGCGCGACTCACTCAAGAGGCGGGTCGGGTGATCGGCGAGGTCGTCGCGACGGTCGTCTCGCTCCTCAACCCCTCGGAGGTGGTGCTCGGCGGGATGCTGGCATCGCCGCCGCTGCTGGCCGGAGTCCGCGAGACCCTCTATCCCCGATCCCTGCCCCGCGCGACCCGGCACCTGAGCATCAGCCAATCGACACTGGGCGAGAAGGCGACAGCCGTGGGGCTCGCGGCGATGGTGGTGGAGCGCGAGTACTCGGCATCCGCGGTGAACGCGGCGCTCGCTCGCAGCTGAGCACCGCCGGATACCATCGGAGTCATGACGAATTCCGGTCCGATCGACGATGTCTCCATCGGCGGAGAGATGATCCGCCTCGGCCAGTTCCTGAAGTACTCGGGACTGCTCGACTCGGGCGGTGACGCCAAGGAGGTCGTGATCGACGGATTCGTGAAGGTCAACGGCGAGGTCGATCGACGGCGCGGACGCCAGCTGCATGACGGCGATCTGGTCACCTTCGAGGGCCGTACCGTTCGCGTACGCCCCTGATCACGCGGGCCGCTTCCGGTCACACCCGCGTCGTGTAGCGGAGGAACATCACGCCGCTGTCGAAGCGCCGATCCTCGGCGAGCTCCAGGTCGACGTGCACCCCGTCGGGGAAGAACAGCTTGCCACCACCGACGATCGCCGGTCCGATGAAGAGACCGAACTCGTCGACCAGTCCCGCGCGGATCGCCTCGGC
This genomic interval carries:
- a CDS encoding carbohydrate ABC transporter permease is translated as MSRVVEGSGLGAQRPEPGTTPPRPTGAMKPRRGSRHSREENRAGLLLISPTFIIILVAVVLPIIWAISLAFQDVRLINIRGTGIIGDYTLDNFIDVLTSPGFFSALWTTVVYAVCGTALAIGIGLAAALALRKPFRGRGLVRASLLLPYVAPVVAATFVWSTMLNPQFGIVNWFGTTVLGWEEPIAFLSDRALPVSIFGWEVELPMALITVILFEAWRSFPFAFLFLTARLEAVPAVLDEAARVDGATPTQRFRHILLPQLLPTIAVLCVLRFIWTFNNFDDIYLLTGGGAGTEVVSVRVFDLLTARGDIGAAAAQALVLAAILAVLVGVYLKIFGRQEEQA
- a CDS encoding ABC transporter substrate-binding protein; translated protein: MNTRATAAAMAAVCVTALALTGCTSSGDDDGGDTGITFWLQEDLPDRVAATQEIVDAFTDETGIEVEVVSVAEDQFAQLITSSAAAGDLPDVIGGISLPQVRTLSANEFVDTDAVAATIDALDASTFSENALALTSDGDTSLAIPSESWTQMLFYRTDLFEAAGLDVPDSYESILEAAKTLDSPEVAGFVGATAPGDAFTEQTFEQIALGNGCELVNEDGDVELDSDACVSAFEFYGELTGDYSVPGAQDVDTTRATYFAGDAAMFIWSSFVLDELAGLREDAKPSCPECLADPAFLAANTGVVTSIAGPDSDAAAQFGEITSWTITEGANTDASQSFVEYMMSDGYEPWIAIAPEGKVPVRTGTPEDPTMFSDMWATLPAGVDTKAPLSDFYAPEVLDAVAAGPEDLARWGITQGQGSLLGALQGELPVATAVSDVAQGGDPADAASTAAETVRSIAESLK
- a CDS encoding ROK family protein, with the translated sequence MSGPGEVLDLIRERRAFTRGDVLDVTGMSRMTVATRIDALLEAGLIIESGTEKVTSGRPSRRLEFNTAHAHVIAANVDTTHTTVALTDLAGRVTAEERIEVAVADGPDATLNAIAEHAERLLSQAGIRREDVAAIALSIPGPVDPDTERPSQPPIMPGWDAYPIPDHLHDALGVPVLVSNDADAAALGEQRAAHPDSRSLCFIKVSSGIGTGIVLGGRAYRGTDGGAGDIGHVKIAGHDDLLCQCGAHGCLAAAASGRAVARALTQLGKPASSASDVGTYLADGDPDAARLTQEAGRVIGEVVATVVSLLNPSEVVLGGMLASPPLLAGVRETLYPRSLPRATRHLSISQSTLGEKATAVGLAAMVVEREYSASAVNAALARS
- a CDS encoding RNA-binding S4 domain-containing protein, with product MTNSGPIDDVSIGGEMIRLGQFLKYSGLLDSGGDAKEVVIDGFVKVNGEVDRRRGRQLHDGDLVTFEGRTVRVRP